The Lachnospiraceae bacterium KM106-2 nucleotide sequence GGGAATTCCATTTGGATTACAGCATATGAAATTAGCGAAATTGGCATTGATGCCATTTGGAGCAACTGTGGATTAGAAAGTATATGATAATAAAAAAGATCACCAGCTTAGCTGGTGATCTTTTTTATGCTTCTTGAAACATTTTTCCGAATAAGAATCTTACGAGTGGAGATACCACTAATAAGTTTAATGGAAATGCAACGATAACGTTTCTTGCGATACAGAGTGGATATAATTTGATCGCATCCATTGTGAATCCAACTGCATGGATTGCTCCGAACATAGACATGAATAATACCATACCTACTACCATACAGCTTGAAATCGCTAAGATTATTTTGATTTTTGGTGTTTCTTCGTTTGGTTTTACAAGACTAAAGGCAACTGGCTTAGCAATCTTACCAACGATGAATACATCAAGAAATAAAGCGACAAAGAAGCCTGGCCAGAAATCTACTAAAAGATTTATGAAGAATTTATCATGAAAACCTTCTGCAAGTAACATATTATAGATGGTCATACCAAGAACCATGGTGAAACACATCATTAGTGTGAATATAAATTTTTGAGCTTTTGTCTGTCCCATTTTTGTTTCCTTTCTTTTTTAAATAATTACGGTCAGTGTCAACTAAGTTGACGACAACAGTTGCAATTATAACAAAGAAAAATAAAAATGTCAACTTAGTTGACAAAGTTGAGAATATGTAATGATAAATAGAAAAGAATATGCTATAATTTTGAGAATAAAAGGGGTAGTAGATAGCAGCGGGGATAGGAGAGTGAGAAAATGGAAGCGAAATTAAAAAATTTGACGATTATAGATTTGATCAGTGAGAAGCATATTATCTTAAGACGAGAAGTCCAAGAACGTTGGGCAGAATACGAGGAAGAAGTGATTACTCATAACGAAGCTATGCTCCTTGCAAAAATTAGCCAAGAGAGAATTTCCCTCGCTGAAGTAGCAAGACAGGCCAATATCTCCAGACAGGCGATGTTTAAGTGTGCCAAGAAGTTAGAAGAGAAGGGATATCTTCGATTTGTAAACGATGAAGTAAGTGGAAAATATACAGAGTTGACGAAACAGGGGGAAGAGTACTGTAAGAAGAGCAGGGAATTAAAAGAAAATATTGAACGTGAAATTGCAGATAGGATCGGTGAGGATGTAGTGGATTGTATTAAAGAGTATTTGTTAAAAGACTGGGTGAAATAACTAGTTGTAATAGGGAAAGAGGCTCGTAAGACTTGAGAAATCAAAGCTTGCGAGTTTCTTTTTTATTTGTGGAAAATTATGGTTGACATTGAAAGTGGATAAATCTATAATTAAACCGATAGTTTAATTAAAAGAGGAGATAACATGGCAAGAAGAATAAAAGAGGATCCAGAGGTACATAGAAATCGAATTGCAGGTGAGGCAGGACGATTGTTTGAGAAAAAAGGAATACAAAGTACATCTATGGATGAGATAGCAAAAAAGGCTGGTTACAGTAAAGCAACCTTATATGTGTATTTTCAGAATAAGGATGAAATCATAGGATTTCTTGTAATGAAAAGTATGGTGAAGTTAAAAGAGTATCTTAATTCTGCACTTGAGGAAGGGGAAGATTTCAAAGAGAAATATCTCGGGATATGTAAAGCTATGAATACTTATGAGGAAGAGTTTCCACTCTATTTTTCTATGGTGTTAGACCATATTAATATTGATTTTGAACACTCTAAATGCGAGGAATCAGAACGGGAGACATTTCGCGTAGGAGAAGAGATTAATCTACTACTTGGAGCTTTTTTTGAGACTGGGATAAAGCAGGGAGTATTTCAAGAGCAAGCAAATGTGAAGGCTTTTATTTTTTCAATCTGGGGAATGCTTTCAGGATTTATTCAACTTGCATCCAAGAAAGAGGAGTATATCAGCCAAGAAATGCAAATGAGTAAAGAAAATTTTTTGGAAAGGGGATTTGAATTATTATATGGGGCAATTGAAAAAAAATAAAACATTAGCAATACTAGGCGGACCACATAAAAATGGTGTTACAGCTAAAATGCTTGAGATTGCAATGAAGGCAAGCAAGGATAGAGGCGATGAGGTCGAGATATTGTATTTGTATGAGAAAGAAATTCAATTTTGCAAAGGTTGCAGAAAGTGTTTAGAGACAAAACAATGTGTAATAAAAGATGATATAGTCGGAATCGTGGATGCAATTAAGAAAAGCGATACCATTATTTTGGCGACACCAGTGTATTGGGCAAATGTACCGGCAGCGGTAAAGAATTTATTTGATCGTTTGCTTGGAGTCGCTATGGAAGAAACAAAGACATTTCCGAAACCACGCCTTTCAGGACGAAACTATGTACTTCTTACTGCTTGTAATACAGCAATGCCATTTGCGAAAATATTTGGACAATCAACCGGTGCCATAAGGGCGATGAAAGAATTTTTTAAGACAAGTGGAATGAGATGTAAGGGAATCGCAGTATGCGGAAATACCTCGAATAAGAAAGAGGTTCCAGCAAAAGTAAAGTGTAAGATAGAAAGATTCTTTCGATAAGATGATAAAAAAGGAGTAAGAGGAAATGGCTATTATTTTAGGATATATTACGTTGTTATGTCTCATACTTACGGTTGCCAAGTTTTTGGCTAGAAAATCAAAGAACCAAAAGATAAATCGTTTCTTTTGGAAATTACATAAGCCCATGAGCGGTATATTTTTTCTTGCATGTATTGCACACTTACTTTTTGCAATTCCGGTTTTGAATGCACGAAGTATAGCAGTTGTATCTTCAGGAATTTTTGCGTTTGCAGTAGCGATATTATTAATTACATTATGTCATGTAACCAAGGATAAGAAAAAGAAAATGTTATGGCATAGAATACTTTCTGTTGTGTTGCTTTTAGTTGTTGGAATTCACTTAGTGACTTACTTTGTTGACTTTAATCAATATAAAAACAAGATACAAGAAATTAGGATAGGTGAACCTGATTTATCGAAGGTTTCAAATGGAACCTATATCGGAGAATATAATGTCGGATACATAGATGCAAAGGTACAAGTGAAGGTTGAGGATAAAAGAATTACAGATATTCAAATATTAGAACATAAAACAGAACGAGGGAAAAAGGCAGAGAAGATTGTAGATGCGATGGTCGATCAGCAAAAGATCCATGTGGATGCCGTTACAGGTGCAACCAATTCTAGTTTGGTGATCGAGAAAGCTTGTGAGAATGCGTTACGACAAGAGTAAGGAATAAGAAGGGATTCGATATGGTATATACACAAGTTTTATGTTAGTTATTTATTTTATGATGAAGAGAGTATTTTAACACCTATTATTGAGGAAATTTAATATTGCTATTTAAAGAGAGCTACCATCTAAAACATAGAGGATTGGAGCTCTCTTTTAGTTGGTTATGAAAGTTGATTATTGTTGAATATCGTATTTTCCCTTGAAAATGAATATATTAATAGAGAGAATATCGTTGTTTTCATAGTAACGGGAAAGGCAGGTATCGTATGGACTATATGTCTGCAAAAGAGGCGGCTAAACGTTGGGGTATTTCCGTTCGGCGCGTACAGAATCTATGCAAGGACGGAAGAATCCCAAAGGCGCAGAGAATTTCTAACAGTTGGATAATACCAAGCGGTAGCAGACGTCCGAAGGATTTGAGAAAGAAACAGAGTGTAAAGAAGAAAAAGATAGAGGCAGTAATACTTCCTGAGAGAAAGCCCCCAGAGATTGTTGATTATGAAAAGCTATTACAGCAGGATTTTCGTGGTATGCGATACTTGAATTTAAATGGAAGACCTTTTGTAGAAGTTGTGCTTCAGACATTAAAGGAATGTCCTAAGAAAGTGAGAAGAAAATATCCATTGGCTCTCCTACAGATGGCATTTGCGCTAACAGGAATACACTGTTATCGACAACTGTTTCAGAATACATTACAGGAAATAAAAGATATTCTGAAAGAATATCCATGCGATCCAGAGGAGAAAGATCAGCTTCTAGGAGAGTATGAAGTCATATTATCATTTGCAGACTATCCTGATTTTAAGAAGATGATTCCTCACTTTCAGAAAGCAAAGATTTTATGCAGGCAGACCATACGCTGCATAGCGTTAACAGAATCTCTTACGATGGGAGGATTCCCTGCAATTCCAGCGTTTGAACGATTGGGTAGAGATGAAGAAGAACAGTTAAGTGCCCTCGCAAAAATATTAGAATGTTTAGAAGCCATAGCAGATGGCCTAGGACAAGGTTTGGAACCATTGTGGAGAGCGGATATTGCCTATTATGAGGGGAGAATGGAGGAAGCAAAGGGACTTGCCTTTGAATCTCTTTATATCAGCAGAAGTCGAGGACAGGATTGTGTCAGCATGGGAGCTTTGGAGTTATTAAGTCATATTGCCATACATACGGATGATGTTGAATTGTGGAATCAGTCTTTAGATGAGCTAAAAACACTGGCAGAGAACGAGAGTGTATGTGATGTGGGTAAAAAAATAATGTATGTGATCATCCGCAGTGAGCTATACAATGCGCTGGATATCCCTGAACGGGTGGAAACATGGATCAAAAAGGGACAGATTTGTTTTACATGGATGCCGGATAACATGTATGTAACAGCACAGTATATCCATATTGCTTATTTATTTCATAAGGGTCAGTATATACAAGAGTTAGCAGCAGTAAAAACAGCACTTCCATTTGCAATAGAAAATGTTCCTCAGGTTGCTTATTATATGAGGTTATTTGGGGTAGCTGCACTGTGTGAGTTAGATCGAAAGGAAGAAGCAAGGGAGATGTTTCTTGGGACCATGTCCATGTTTTCCGATCAGCATCAGATCTTAAACTGTGGGGAATTTTACTGGATCATGAGAGAGTTGATGGAGGAGTATTTTGATTCACATACATGGCTAAAGGGGCAGGTCGGGCAGCTGAAAAAAAATTATGGGTATGGTTTGACGAAGTTAAATGCCGATATCTGTAATCGCCAACTGCCAAGAACCATTACAAACCGAGAGTATGAAGTTGCTGTGGAGGCAGCTAGAGGAAAGACCAATAAAGAAATCGCAAGATATCTGGTGATTTCAGAACATACCGTGCGGACTCATCTGCGAAGTATATTTAAAAAAATGGCGGTAGAGAAGAGGAATGAATTAAAGAAGAAACTTTTAGATAGTTGACGTATATGCGAAGAATACAAAGTGGAACTAGACTATAAAAAACAGCGGAAAGATAGTCTGTATGAGCGATACCAATCAAAATGGAGCTATGCTAAGATAAATCTGTGTAGCTCTATTTTAGTACTCATCTGTATTTGAGCTATGCATATGAGAGGAGGAGTATTGTGAAAGCTAAAAAGAGACATTTACATAAGATAATAACCATAACAATGTCATTTTTGTTGACATTATCGACGGTATTGTCGGTATTTCCAACATCAGCGGAGGCTTATACACCGTTTAAAACGATGGATCAGTTCCAGATAGATGGTAAGGGGCCGACTTATTACAATGTAGGGTATACTGGAGATATGGAAGATCAGCAGAACTTTTTGAAGACTGGGTTAAAAGCAAGGGATTTGAATAGAATTTGGGAAGGTGCAGGCATGGTTGCCTTCTACGATAAAGTAAATCAGTTTACTTTGGATCCCAAAGAAGGCACTGAGGCCTATATGAGGATGTTTGTGGGAAGAGATCGGAATATAACGGACCAGAACAAGGTGAACATAAAAAGTAAATGGAATGATAGTGATCTAAGGTATGCTAAAGATGGAAGTACTGCATTTAATGAAATTCAAGAATATATTGTGAGTCTCTATCGAGGTGTTAGTGGGGCGCAAAAGAGAGAGAAGAAGGAGGATATCGTGGTGAAAGATCTGAGTGAATTCAGTTCTGGGACGACAACTTCTATCTGGCAGACATTTGGTTATGTGATAAATTCTTCAGATGATGGGAAGGACTGGGAAGGACATTATATTCAGTTGGCGGTTCTATATGATAATTTCCGTTTGACTCCTGTACTTCCAGCAGATTATGGAAAAGGTACTGCAACTGCAACTTCAATTCCAGGTCAATCAAAGCAGATCAGTGGTGGCTATACCAATAGTACAAAGAAGGAAGTAGAGGCCTCACAGAATATTGGAAGCGAGACCGTGGAAACAGTTACGAATACAGTAGAAGGAAGTAAAACCTTTACTTTTTCCCAGAACTTTTCTTATAGTTCAGAGGTAACGGTTAGTGGCTTATTGGCGAGTGGCTCCCTATCGCAGACATTTGGTATCGGTGCAGAACAGGCGTTTTCATCAGGTTGGTCGGACAGCGTGGAAAATTCCAAGACGACCAGATCAGAATCAGCGGTTTCAATCAATATGCCACCACATACACAGGTTAGTTTGCAACAGACAAATGGAAAGAATATCGTGACGAATAATTATGATTGTCCAGTAGCACTGTCTTATGATGTAAAGATTGCAGCATTTGTATTAGATCCCAAGGTTGCGAGTGCAAAGCCAGAAGCAAAAGTGTTAGCGACTTTTGATAACTCTTCAGGTGCATTGGATGCACAGGATGACTATGTACAAAGAAGAGTAAAAAAATTCTATGATAAAGATAAGATTGATTGGGATACTTCGTATTGGGCTTTATATAATTACTGGTATGATGTAGAGCAAAAACATGATCCGATCGGTAAAGAGTTTATTGAACTATATAATAATCTAGATGGAAATTTTAAGAATCAGATACCAGTATCAATTACTGGTGGAACAATGAAATATCAGATAGACGGATATACAACAAAGGTAGAGGATATCATTCCATTACATCCAATAACATCGATCAGCACAGCAGACGGTATTAAGGAATATCAGATGGTGGAGGGAGATCGGAAGGTATTAGATCATATTCCGCTGGAAGGATACAATACACATGGAGTTGTGTATTACGGTTTTAATCAACAAAAAGGGCATTGGAAGTTGATTAACTCAGATGGAACTGATGCAGATGATTCAGTATGTAATTTGGATATCGATCCTATGAATGGGCAAGTTACAGCTATTGCAAAGAGTCCTGGTACTGTCTATGCAAAGTACGTGATAGATGAAAATTGTTATAATTCAGCAGATAACATAAAAGATTATGCTACAGACAAAGAGGTCAATACGGTTAAGATCAAGCTTCAGGTTTCAGACAAAGAGTTTGATGGTACTGTAGAAAATAGCGGAAGTGTGTCTTATTGCATCAAGGATGATCCAGTAAATCTGGATACAGCAGAAGGGTTAAATGCAACGGTCTGCGATAGTACTGGAATTGAGATTAATGCACCAGTAGTATGGCAGGCGAAGGAGTTAAATGGAATATCCGTTAAGAACAATGAACTGACTGCAAGTAAAGAAGGCTCTTATCATATTCGTGCAACTTATCATGGGAAATATGCTTCCAGCTGGATTGAAGTAACTGTAAAAGCAGCTCGAAAATTAGTAAAACTGGAACTACAGGATAACTGTGATCCTAAAGTGATGGCAGATCAGAATTCATCTGGAGCCAACCAGATCGATCTTTCTAGCTTGACTTGCAAGGGATATGACCAATATGGGAAAGAGATCACTTCACTTAATAATTTGAAATTTGAGTGTAAGCAGAAAGAGAATGTTAGCCTTAATAAGGATCAGAATGGTGCAATTAAGGCCACGATCAGTGCGCCAGGCACTTATGAATTCTATGTCTCGTTAGATGGTGTTGTATCGAATACTTTGTCAGTTAAGATAATAAAGACATGGTTGGTGAAATTCAATTCAACGGATTCAAAGGCAGGAACGATCCAAGTGATAGCAGATGATAAAGAGCTTGTTAGCGGAGAAGCCGTAGTGGATGGAACTGCTGTTAAGATGATAGCACACGAAAATGATGGGTATGAGTTAAAGGCGATCTTAGTCAATGGCAGCCCGGTGAAAAATGAAAGTACGATCACGATCGATCAGGATACCCAGATAGAAGCAGAGTTCCAGGTTAAGGTGGAACCAGCAACGCCAGAACCAGCAACGCCAGAACCAGCAACGCCAGAACCAGCAACGCCAGAACCAGCAACGCCAGAACCAGCGACACCAGAACCAGCGACACCAGAACCAGCAACGCCAGAACCAGTGACGCCAACACCAGATCCAGCTAAACCAGCACCAGTTACTCAGCAGCCAACGACACAAACACCAGTTACTTCACAGCCTAAATCCTATTCTGTAAGTTATAAAAAGAATACAAGTAAAACAGTTGTAGGTTTGCCAACGGATACGAAGAAATATAAATTAGGTAATAAGGTTCAGGTGAAAGGCGGTTTGGTTAGTACATCAGCATTTTTTACAGGATGGAATACAAAACCGAATGGAACAGGCAAGAGTTATGTGCCAGGTGGGAAGTTTGCGATTACCAATAATGTGACCCTATATGCACAGTGGAAGACCAACTATACCAAATCTTCCTTGAAATATAAAGTGGTTGGAAATAAGGTGGTTTCCTGTACGGGAACTACCAATAAGTCCATGAAGAAGATCAAGATCGCCAATAACATAACTTATAAGGGAATTACTTATAAAGTAACTAGTGTTGGAAAGAATGCATTCAAGGGAAATAGCAAAGTGATATCCGTTTCGATTCCAAACAAGGTGAAGACTTTGAATGATTTTGCATTTTATGGTATGAAGAATCTAAGCAAGGTAACGATAGGAAACGGACTTACCAAGATTGGAAAGCATGTATTTTGCCATGCAAAGAAAAACTGTGTGATCGTCATAAGCAGCAGCAAACTTAAGACTGTGGGATCACCACAGAATCATTATGCAGTTCCAATGATCATTAAGGTTCCCAAAAATAAAGTAAAAGCATATAAGAAGTTGTTTATGAAAAATACAAAAGGAATTGTGGTTAAGAAAAAATAGCAGAAAAACAAAACAGATAATAAGGTAGACAAAGTATGTCTAATTGCGAAGAATATTTACGCTAGGATTTTCATTTGGAATGCTGATCCTTGGTGTGATTTTTACAAGTAGATATATTTTGATTAAAAGTTAAATCTTGACGATGAAAGAGGAAATATAGTATAATAGCCACATTATACAAAGGCGTAATCTTATTGATTGCGCCTTTTTTGTTTTATAGAATATAATTTAAAGGGGGATTTTATATGAGACATGTTAATTTAGATGAAATTGATAGAGAAATATTGAATATATTGCAGGGTGATGCGCGCATGACGATTAAGAATATTGCTAATAAAATTTCCCTTTCGGCACCTGCAGTATCCAATCGGATTGATAAGATGGAGAGAGAAGGCTATATACAAAGTTATCATGCCATTATTGATACAAGCAGACTAGGATATGAGTCCAAGGCATTTGTAAGAGTGGAAGTCAGGGCTGCATTGGAAGAAAAGTTTTTTAAGATGATCAATGAAAAAAAGAATGTTGTATCATGTAATGCTATTTCAGGAGAGTACACAATGTTATTAGAAGTTATGTTTAGGACAACGAAGGAGTTGGATGATTTTCTTGGAGAGTTGCAAGGTTATGGAAAGACACTTACCAATATTGTATTTTCTACTTACATAGAACATAGAGGAATTGAATTAGAACCAAAGAAAGTTTTCTAAAAAAGGTTAAAAAAAGATCCCCAGCATCTCACAAATAAGGTGTTGGGGATTTTTTTATTTGGCTAGTATTTCTGTCATTGCTTTAATAAATAATAAGTTTTCTTGATGATTCCCGATACTTACCCGGCTCTTTCCATTATAAGAACCACCGATCAAAATATTGCGTTTTGCTAATTGATCAGATAGCTCTTTTGGAGTCATATGGGAATCAAAGTAGATAAAGCTTGTCTGCGATGGGACGACCATACATCCTAAAGCAGATAAGTGGTCTTGTATGTAGTCTCGTTCTAAAATGCATTTCTTACGAGTTTCTTTAATGTATTCATCATCATATAGTAAAGCGGCGGATGCTGCAAGGTTACCAGAATAGCTTACGTTCCAAGCATGGGACGATTTATATAATTGATCGGTAAGTTCAGGATTGCTGATGGCATATCCGACACGTACACCGGCCATACCATAAATTTTTGAAAATGTCTTAAGGATTACAAGTGGTTTATCCACTTTGCCTTCTTGAAATAGTTTGATCATGCTGTATACATTTGGATCATTAGCATATTCCATATAGGCCTCATCAACGACCGTGATCACATGGGATGGCATCTTATGGATCAACTCTTCCAGCTTTCTACAGTCAACGGCAGTACCGGTTGGATTATTTGGATTACAGATGACTACAATTTTTGTCTTATCGGTAACTTTTGCATAAATAGCATCCAGATCGAATTCATATTTGTCATTTAGCGGTACAGGGACACAGATACCGCCATTGTCATTTGCCATATCAGGAAAGGCTCCAAAGGTAGGATCTCCGTACACAACTTCATCTCCGGGATTAATAAAAATAGCACCCAACATATCAATAATTGCACTGGATCCTGGAGCGGTTATTATATTTTCAAATTTTAAGTTATAATGTGATGCGATTGTTTCCTTTAAGGATACGGCAAAGAAGTCTGGATATCTGCTGGACATGGCTATGGTTTCTTTTAAGACTTTTAATGCGCTTGGTGCCATACCAAAATTATTTTCATTGTAGAGCATTCGAATGATGCCTTTTGGAGTAGAACTAGATTTTGTTCTGCTGGCACGAGTACTTGCTGGTTTCACCTTCATACAATCTCTTAATAATACTTCTGCTTCCATATATATTTCTCCTTTCCGTAATGAGAATTGTTTATACAATAAGAAAAGCACGGCGGTTTTATTCACTCCGTCGTGCTTAATGGTTTATATCATAATTGTGGATGTATACATTGTCAATATGGGGTACCGATAAAAAAGAAAAACATCGTTCTCATTTTCGCAAACGTTATTTTAATTCGATTACGGATAAATCGATTGACATGAAAAACTGGAGTGATTAAAATAAGCCGCATTATAGGGAAGGAGGAAGAAAGGTGCAGAATGAAACGAATAGAGTAATGTTTGATCGGAAGTTCCTCGTACAGTTGGTTGGACCTCTTGTAATCGAACAAATCCTGCAAGTTACGGTAGGAATGGCAGATATGATCATGGTGTCAGGAGCTGGTGAATGTGCGGTATCAGGTGTCTCTCTTGTAAATACGATCAGTAATCTGTTGATCTATCTGTTTTCAGCAATGGCAGCAGGAGGTGCTGTGGTGGGAGCTCAAGCGCTAGGGAGTAAAAATAAGAAACTTGCTTATTCAGTTGCCAATCAGTTAATGACGGTATGTGGAATCATAGCAGTAGTAATAGCTGCCATATCAGTAGTATCAAATCATTTTGTATTGCATCTGATTTACGGAAGTGTTGATAAGAGGGTAATGGATAATGCGGTGATTTATTACTATATTACGGCGTTTTCATTTCCATTCCTTTCACTTTACAATGGGTGTGCAGCACTGTTTCGTGCAATGGGAAACTCCAAAATATCAATGATGACGACGTTTTTAATGAATGGTATTAATATTGTAGGCAATGCAGTCCTGGTGTATGGGGTACATATGGGGGTGGCAGGCGTCGGTACTGCAACTTTGGTTTCTAGGATCGTAGCATGTATTATAGCGATGTTTCTTCTTCGGAATGAAAAATATCCAATGCATATTGATCAGCACTTTAGATTTGGATTTGATTGGAAGATCATTAAGAAGATACTGCATATTGGTGTACCAAATGGAATTGAAAATAGTATCTTTCAGATTGGTAAATTATTTACGCAGAGCTTGATCAGCAGTTTTGGAACAGCTTCCATAGCGGCAAATGCAACCGCAAGTACGATTGAGTTATTGGCGACAATTCCGGCATCATCGATTGCACTTGCGTTGACCACTGTAGTTGGACAATGTGTTGGCGCAAATAATTATGCAGAGGCAAGAAAATATACCAAGAAACTGATGGCAGGGGGATATATTCAGCTTATGTTATTGAATATGCTGATCATTGTAATTGCACCATGGATAGCAAGTTTATACAATCTTACAGCAG carries:
- a CDS encoding putative transcriptional regulator, MarR family: MEAKLKNLTIIDLISEKHIILRREVQERWAEYEEEVITHNEAMLLAKISQERISLAEVARQANISRQAMFKCAKKLEEKGYLRFVNDEVSGKYTELTKQGEEYCKKSRELKENIEREIADRIGEDVVDCIKEYLLKDWVK
- a CDS encoding iron-sulfur flavoprotein, encoding MGQLKKNKTLAILGGPHKNGVTAKMLEIAMKASKDRGDEVEILYLYEKEIQFCKGCRKCLETKQCVIKDDIVGIVDAIKKSDTIILATPVYWANVPAAVKNLFDRLLGVAMEETKTFPKPRLSGRNYVLLTACNTAMPFAKIFGQSTGAIRAMKEFFKTSGMRCKGIAVCGNTSNKKEVPAKVKCKIERFFR
- a CDS encoding putative inner membrane protein, with product MQNETNRVMFDRKFLVQLVGPLVIEQILQVTVGMADMIMVSGAGECAVSGVSLVNTISNLLIYLFSAMAAGGAVVGAQALGSKNKKLAYSVANQLMTVCGIIAVVIAAISVVSNHFVLHLIYGSVDKRVMDNAVIYYYITAFSFPFLSLYNGCAALFRAMGNSKISMMTTFLMNGINIVGNAVLVYGVHMGVAGVGTATLVSRIVACIIAMFLLRNEKYPMHIDQHFRFGFDWKIIKKILHIGVPNGIENSIFQIGKLFTQSLISSFGTASIAANATASTIELLATIPASSIALALTTVVGQCVGANNYAEARKYTKKLMAGGYIQLMLLNMLIIVIAPWIASLYNLTAEGNHLAIQLIRYHSCCCMLIWPLSFTLPSTLRAAGDVRFTMCSSIISMWIFRIGLAYLIGGYLHGGVLGVWIAMTIDWAVRSLLNVVRFHGHRWEHESLVKDAA
- a CDS encoding transcriptional regulator, AsnC family; protein product: MTIKNIANKISLSAPAVSNRIDKMEREGYIQSYHAIIDTSRLGYESKAFVRVEVRAALEEKFFKMINEKKNVVSCNAISGEYTMLLEVMFRTTKELDDFLGELQGYGKTLTNIVFSTYIEHRGIELEPKKVF
- a CDS encoding histidinol-phosphate aminotransferase translates to MEAEVLLRDCMKVKPASTRASRTKSSSTPKGIIRMLYNENNFGMAPSALKVLKETIAMSSRYPDFFAVSLKETIASHYNLKFENIITAPGSSAIIDMLGAIFINPGDEVVYGDPTFGAFPDMANDNGGICVPVPLNDKYEFDLDAIYAKVTDKTKIVVICNPNNPTGTAVDCRKLEELIHKMPSHVITVVDEAYMEYANDPNVYSMIKLFQEGKVDKPLVILKTFSKIYGMAGVRVGYAISNPELTDQLYKSSHAWNVSYSGNLAASAALLYDDEYIKETRKKCILERDYIQDHLSALGCMVVPSQTSFIYFDSHMTPKELSDQLAKRNILIGGSYNGKSRVSIGNHQENLLFIKAMTEILAK
- a CDS encoding FMN-binding domain-containing protein, whose translation is MSGIFFLACIAHLLFAIPVLNARSIAVVSSGIFAFAVAILLITLCHVTKDKKKKMLWHRILSVVLLLVVGIHLVTYFVDFNQYKNKIQEIRIGEPDLSKVSNGTYIGEYNVGYIDAKVQVKVEDKRITDIQILEHKTERGKKAEKIVDAMVDQQKIHVDAVTGATNSSLVIEKACENALRQE
- a CDS encoding L-fuconate dehydratase, with product MKAKKRHLHKIITITMSFLLTLSTVLSVFPTSAEAYTPFKTMDQFQIDGKGPTYYNVGYTGDMEDQQNFLKTGLKARDLNRIWEGAGMVAFYDKVNQFTLDPKEGTEAYMRMFVGRDRNITDQNKVNIKSKWNDSDLRYAKDGSTAFNEIQEYIVSLYRGVSGAQKREKKEDIVVKDLSEFSSGTTTSIWQTFGYVINSSDDGKDWEGHYIQLAVLYDNFRLTPVLPADYGKGTATATSIPGQSKQISGGYTNSTKKEVEASQNIGSETVETVTNTVEGSKTFTFSQNFSYSSEVTVSGLLASGSLSQTFGIGAEQAFSSGWSDSVENSKTTRSESAVSINMPPHTQVSLQQTNGKNIVTNNYDCPVALSYDVKIAAFVLDPKVASAKPEAKVLATFDNSSGALDAQDDYVQRRVKKFYDKDKIDWDTSYWALYNYWYDVEQKHDPIGKEFIELYNNLDGNFKNQIPVSITGGTMKYQIDGYTTKVEDIIPLHPITSISTADGIKEYQMVEGDRKVLDHIPLEGYNTHGVVYYGFNQQKGHWKLINSDGTDADDSVCNLDIDPMNGQVTAIAKSPGTVYAKYVIDENCYNSADNIKDYATDKEVNTVKIKLQVSDKEFDGTVENSGSVSYCIKDDPVNLDTAEGLNATVCDSTGIEINAPVVWQAKELNGISVKNNELTASKEGSYHIRATYHGKYASSWIEVTVKAARKLVKLELQDNCDPKVMADQNSSGANQIDLSSLTCKGYDQYGKEITSLNNLKFECKQKENVSLNKDQNGAIKATISAPGTYEFYVSLDGVVSNTLSVKIIKTWLVKFNSTDSKAGTIQVIADDKELVSGEAVVDGTAVKMIAHENDGYELKAILVNGSPVKNESTITIDQDTQIEAEFQVKVEPATPEPATPEPATPEPATPEPATPEPATPEPATPEPATPEPVTPTPDPAKPAPVTQQPTTQTPVTSQPKSYSVSYKKNTSKTVVGLPTDTKKYKLGNKVQVKGGLVSTSAFFTGWNTKPNGTGKSYVPGGKFAITNNVTLYAQWKTNYTKSSLKYKVVGNKVVSCTGTTNKSMKKIKIANNITYKGITYKVTSVGKNAFKGNSKVISVSIPNKVKTLNDFAFYGMKNLSKVTIGNGLTKIGKHVFCHAKKNCVIVISSSKLKTVGSPQNHYAVPMIIKVPKNKVKAYKKLFMKNTKGIVVKKK
- a CDS encoding transcriptional regulator, TetR family is translated as MARRIKEDPEVHRNRIAGEAGRLFEKKGIQSTSMDEIAKKAGYSKATLYVYFQNKDEIIGFLVMKSMVKLKEYLNSALEEGEDFKEKYLGICKAMNTYEEEFPLYFSMVLDHINIDFEHSKCEESERETFRVGEEINLLLGAFFETGIKQGVFQEQANVKAFIFSIWGMLSGFIQLASKKEEYISQEMQMSKENFLERGFELLYGAIEKK
- a CDS encoding ATP-dependent transcriptional regulator-like protein, which codes for MDYMSAKEAAKRWGISVRRVQNLCKDGRIPKAQRISNSWIIPSGSRRPKDLRKKQSVKKKKIEAVILPERKPPEIVDYEKLLQQDFRGMRYLNLNGRPFVEVVLQTLKECPKKVRRKYPLALLQMAFALTGIHCYRQLFQNTLQEIKDILKEYPCDPEEKDQLLGEYEVILSFADYPDFKKMIPHFQKAKILCRQTIRCIALTESLTMGGFPAIPAFERLGRDEEEQLSALAKILECLEAIADGLGQGLEPLWRADIAYYEGRMEEAKGLAFESLYISRSRGQDCVSMGALELLSHIAIHTDDVELWNQSLDELKTLAENESVCDVGKKIMYVIIRSELYNALDIPERVETWIKKGQICFTWMPDNMYVTAQYIHIAYLFHKGQYIQELAAVKTALPFAIENVPQVAYYMRLFGVAALCELDRKEEAREMFLGTMSMFSDQHQILNCGEFYWIMRELMEEYFDSHTWLKGQVGQLKKNYGYGLTKLNADICNRQLPRTITNREYEVAVEAARGKTNKEIARYLVISEHTVRTHLRSIFKKMAVEKRNELKKKLLDS